The Lysobacter helvus nucleotide sequence CTACCAGCCCTTCCACGTCGGCACCGGCATGGGCCTGGGCACGGGCTCGCCGGGTTACGGGTACGGAAGCCGCGGCGGCTGGGACCTCGGCACGCACCAGCGCGACATCGGGCGTTCGTTCCGCGGCATGGGGCCGCAGGACTACACGCGTCCGGACGAACGCATCCGCGAAGACATCCACGAGCGGCTCACCCAGAGCCACGACATCGATGCACGCAAGATCCAGGTCGACGTGAACGCAGGCAACGTCACGCTGACCGGCACGGTGATCGAGCGCCGCATGCGGTATCTCGCGGAAGACCTCGTCGAAGGCGTGACGGGCGTGGCCAACATCGACAACCAGCTGCAGGTGCAGAACGGGCTGGCGTCCAGGCCGGACGACCCGCACTGAAGGCGTACCGCGGGCGTGGCGATCGCCGCGCCCGCGAGGTCAGCTGTCGTCGTCTTCGTTGGCGGCGCAGTCGCGCTCGCGTGCCAGGCGATTGCGGATGGTGCGCGCGGTGATGCCCAGCGCCGCCGCGGCGCGACGGCGGTTGTTGCCGAAGTGCTGCAGCGTCTTGCGCAGGATGCGGCGCTCCATTTCCTCGAACGTGGTGCCGACCGCGAAAGTGATCGTGTCGGAGGATTCGCCCACCGCGCGCTGCGGCATCGGTTGGGGTGCCGGCATGCGCACTTGTCCGTCCTCGGCGAGGATGTAGGCGCGCTGCACGGCGTTGCGCAACTCGCGCACGTTGCCGGGCCAGGGCGCGTCGCGGATCAGCGTGCGCGATTCGGGCGTGAACGCGAATTGCGTGTTGCCGCGCGCGTTGAGGTCGGCGAGGAAGGCATCGGCGAGCAGGCGTGCGTCGTCGCCGCGTTCGCGCAACGGCGCCACCGGGATCGCGAAGCCGCACAGGCGGTAATAGAGGTCTTCGCGCAGGCGGCCACTGGCGACGGCCTGGAGCGGATCGCGATTGGTGGCGGAGACGATGCGCACTTCGACCGGGAGATCGACGTGCC carries:
- a CDS encoding BON domain-containing protein yields the protein MKHREPWGRGERERGEGQRGEGLRGAQNPDTWNSEPQWLRNEREQRAGPDADRQAQRGGPARYDDAYRTDERGRAPYAGARDERDERELRRRAGTWEEHSRGYEASGWDDDLDLGGGQRYQPFHVGTGMGLGTGSPGYGYGSRGGWDLGTHQRDIGRSFRGMGPQDYTRPDERIREDIHERLTQSHDIDARKIQVDVNAGNVTLTGTVIERRMRYLAEDLVEGVTGVANIDNQLQVQNGLASRPDDPH